The genomic stretch TTTTAATGTGCGTCTTGGCTATTCATTTAGTGCTTCAAATCATAGAAAACGTTATAGCACACTTTGATCCAAGATCAGACCATCAAAAGCTTCCAAAATATTTCAATTGGAATTTTTACAATTTAACAATCGTATTCCAGCATTTTTAAGCCTTTGCTTTGAATCATGTACATTCATTcagtatatataaatatatatatatatatatatatatatatgatagttGAACTATCACCTTTCCAATTGAAttcttttttcagaaaaaaaaaaaaatgtttttgatgGTTTACTCTCAATTCAGACTGTACCATTATGTTTGTCATGAATTAAAATTCAAGGGTCCAAAAAGCCTAAATGCTAGAAGGCTGCATCTCTTAAGAGCTTTCCACACTAGCATAGAAATGAGGAAAAATTCTAGGAGAGAGACTAGATTTTTAGAGAGTAGTTTTGATAATTCAAATATAGgcttagaaatataaatttgggTTGGCCTCCCTCAATTGAAGCAAAATAAGAACTGAAGCATTCTCCAAGCAATCCTAAGTTCCCTTTCTAAGAGTGTCTagttcttcctttgtgtgataaCAAGACTTTGAGATTCTATGCAACATGAACTGTTGAGTGAGTATACTGATAGTAGATGCTGTAACTAAGATCTTGACATGAAACCAAGTATATTAATAATTGCAAATTCTAAATCCTGCTACTACAACAGATTATATTATACCACAGGTAAGATGTAATAGACACCATTAAAACCTACAGTTCCACAACCCTTGTACATATAAAATACAATCACTCACTATTAGCTGCCTAATAAATATAACAGCATGGGCAAAACTTTGAAACAGACCTTAAATCAGCCGCAATCAGGCATTGGTATGCTGCTGTTGAGATTGTTGAGGTTGTTGCTGCTGAGGAGGATGAGGCCATGGGATGCTAGGCACATATGGCACAGGTGGGCGAGGCTGAGAAGCGTAAAGCGCTGCTGCTGGGGCTCCCACTTGATGAGGTGGAGGCACATAGTAGTATGGGATAGAATCTGCAGGGGCACCGACTGTAGGAAGCCGAGGAATCCCAAGTCCTTCCTCCTTCAATTCGTCCCTTGGGACGATGTCAACAAGGAAGTCAAATATATCAGTCCTTGTTATGGCAGCAGCAATGTCATTCTTCTGCAGTGTCCGTCGCTTGTTCTCCTCCGTATGGATCCATGACCGCAGTGTCAACTCCAAGATGAACATCTCACAGGCCTTCGCAAATACAACTGGAGCCTCAGCAGAAATCATCCGGACATCCTCATCGGccttcattattttcttgatcCTAGCAAGTGGGAGGCTGTGGTTCTTGAAGTCGGTCGTTTGCTCAATCTCTTGGATCTGGTTGGCCCAGAAAACCTGAagctgctgttgttgttgctgctgctgttgatGGTGGAACTGCTGAGCCTGCTGGTAAGCAGAGAAGCCAGCTGCTGTCTGGGTTGAAGTGACTGCTACTGCAGGGGCACCTGACACCACCATAGTTCCAGTTTGGTGGGGAGTAGAGTAGGACAATTGAGCTGAAGTTGCTCCTATCGCtggctgctgttgctgctgctgctcttCAGATTGATCCATGCCAATTTTTAGGAGTCTCTTTGCCTCGTTCAACTTAATTCCCTTAGACCATAACTTTCAAGAGGCAAGAAACAGGCTCAACAATGTGGCAGCAGGAAGGAACCTGCTgaataaatattaatatttagaAGATTTACTAGTAAATAAACATAGTGCAGAGGAAATTGAAGCCTGGCTGGCAGATCCTAAACCCTAGGTACTCACGCTTGGTTCTGTTACGTTTGATATAATAGGATGGAAACCAATCAGCATATAGTAGGGCGTACGCCGTGCACGAGCCTCCTGCTACAGCAAGGTCtggggaggatcataatgtaagcagccttacccccacttcacTGAAAGGCTGTTTCCTAACTTGAACCtgcgaccactaggtcgcaatggagcaaacCTTACCATTGGGTCCACCCTCAAACAGCATATAATAAACTCCTACTTATTTTTGGCAAGCACTTCGATTCCTTGAGTTCCATAATGCTAACAATATTCTTCAAACTAAGGATTCAGCCAAAAGACTTGAATcacctgtttctggtggaaaaCGATTAAATATACAGAGCTATCAAATGACTTAGCTTCTGGTTTTCATCCCAGACGTTTCGCAGTATTCTGCTCTCAAAGGTAGCAGAAATTACAGTTAGAAATAAGTATTCAAGGCTGGAATAACCAGCAGTAGAGTGCTTCAGAGAAACCTCATTACAATAATGTCGGGCATTCCTTATACAAATAAGTAACTGTTACCAAAACACTCTTTGCAATCAATATATTCTAGGTTGACCATTAACCACATCAGACTCCAGCGGGATTGGAAGTCCTAAAAATCTCCAACCCAGAATATGCAAAACCTTTATATATCTGTGAAGTCCAGCAACTTTACCAATCTTTGTATGTGACTGTAGTGTCTTGAGACTCTTAATGAAGTGATTGGTGAAACCAACCAATCTGTGCACATAGTGACAGGAATTGATAATAAATGTAAATTAAGAATATGACCTGCTCGCAGACATGCAAGTATCATAACGAATCACTTGAGTTGAAATCAAATTCATTTCGTGGCACATTATTATTTTATCAGGAAGTCTATTGGTGTCCATTGCAGCAAGACACACAAACAATTATTTCCATTTTCTAATATACTCATTTCCAAACGCCACAGACGTAACTTGCCTAGCAACCACCTATATGCTTCTCTTTCATGGCTTTTGAGGGATGTCAGAACAGGACTACCATTTCTAACCTTCAATCCTTGAGCAAGTTTATCTTCCAGGTTGCATGAACAATAATCGGTCCAACGTTTAACAAACTAAGAAATGAAGGATAATTAGCCAAAAGGTAAACCCATCCATTAAAATACTTAAGATCACCTCTTTATCTGGAATTTCAACATCATGAAAACTCAAACCATTTCATGGAAGAAACTGAATCACCTCCAAATTATCAAAGCATAGATAGCCACCAATGAAACAGTGCAGCTATCATAGAAGTCACATCTATTTGAAATACTATCCTACTGACTTCTTTGTTAGACATTCTTAAGAGTTCTTACTATGATAAAAGCAAGCTTCAAACAATGTATCCTATTTCCTCCGAGAGGGTGATGCAATCCTTGCACTTCATTGAAGGTTAGAACTACTACTATAGGTTGTGGGAGTTGGACTGGTCAGGTGACGAACCAATTCTCATGATGTAGGCAGACCTGGGCTCATCATACACAAGTCACATATGAGATTTTTTAATCCAAAGATATAAAGACAGcataaagggaaaattacgcTTTTCAAAAAATCATCTGGCACAGGGAGCCCTCTTTTCCTTCCAATTATgcttcaaaaagaaaaagaaaagaaaaggaaagaagaaggaaaaaaaaagacaaacacAGTTATGATAATAGACGAAGCTGTCAAATATTTTCCCTAGAAATCAACTAAAACATCACGCTCGAATATGTACTAAACAAGAAACTGAGGTAGTCATTTTATATAGTAAAGAAAGATGCCAAATTGCCAACAGAACATTTACTcctctctccaaaaaaaaaaaaacacttctaATACTGAAAAGAGTAGGATCCCAATCCCATTGGGAAATTTACCATATATGCTTGACGGATGTCATCAAATATCAATTAACGACCTTCACCAATAAGAACATCTGAAGTAAATATCACTCTTAATGTATAGCAGTTAATCACAACCCAACCCCTTAATGTAAGGTTGGATCACGAATGACCTAACCCTAGGCAGGATCTTAAACACGATCaataaatttcagattcaagGAACAAatataaagattaaaaaaaaaaaaaaaaaaaaaaagtgaacataGAGAACAAGGGGATAGGGGACTATCGCAGTCCAGGGTCTCTCTCACCCCCGGCCTCTCACCACCACTACATCTCACAGCCATGGTTAACAACcagtcttttctttcttttgtgctTTATTTATAAATCAATCGATTACATCCTAAGcaatttctagaaacaaatagAACTCCAAATATTAGTGGGGAACTAATTCCTAGACTGGCGCTAATTACAAAACTGAATAAATCCCAATTAGAAACAAACATCTAGCCCTCAATGGAATAGCATAAAACTCCCTAAAATCAAGGACTAACCTATTAGCTATTACAAAGGAAACAGGCTAGCATGAATTTGGTATAGTGTTTTGTTCACATGTATGAAGTCAAGAGATGGGGCTCATGACCCTCCACTCACAAGAAGCGGATAGCATAATCTTGTTCCATTGTCGGTGATCCTTGATATTCCCTCTTGCTTCTGCAGTGTCGATTACTAAAGTTATTCCCTGGTTCATGCATTCGAATCGTGAATGGTTTTGTGATGCCGACTATTGGTATATATATGAtaaggaaaaaggagaaaagaatttcaaataaacgaaaagaaagggagagaagaagaagaagcaacaagaagcttctcttctcttggttatTACCCACAAccgaataaaaaaattaaaattaaaaagaaaaccaagaggAAGAGATCTTACTCTTCTCTCTGGTCCCACTTAAGTTCCTCACTTCTTTCATTCTAATCTCCCTATATTAGAGATTTCCCATGAAAGCATGGCCATCAATAGGAAGACCACCCACCCACACCCCTAGAAAAAAAGGAGTTAGGTTGGATAATTCCACTCATAATGTATGTAAATTAAAAGGCACAATTtgtatcatcaacaaaaaggaTGTATTTATATCAACCAAAACTGCATGAGGTCACTCAGCTGAAGGGTATGAATGCCAGGCCAAAATATAAACACATGCTCAAGCAACAGTTCGAGCAATGAAATTTTCGTTTTGAAAATAGTTGACATTAATCAAACCTTCAACCAGCATAAATCAACACGAGAATTTCCTCCATGGAAGAAGTTGGTAAAGACTCAAAGCATACCTATATTTATAACCCATCAGTACTTTCTAAAACCTAGAGATTTACAGCTTGCTTATCAAAATAACCAAAAAGAGGAATGGGGGGAAGAGGCACGTGCAGAAATTCTTCATTAGAAGAAGTTCCAAACCCCTCAAATGACAGATCAAATGGATAATAAAATATGCCATTCAAGAAGAATGGATTAAAGATTTCCTATCTTCTTCCATCTATATTTGATCAAATCAGCTCACTCAAATATGatccaactaaaaaaaaacataatttttgcGTCTGCCCTGTCTTTGCAACTTCCCATGACTGAACTTCAATTATCCCAAACCATTGCTAGTACAAGCTAAGATAAGATCACAAATCATAGAATAAAcacaaaagaggaaaagaaggcAACATTAGCCAATCAAagtttaaattgaaatttaaaacaGAAAGTTggacaaaaaaaccatttatcATTCATCGGCACAATCTTTAACAAATGGAAGAATAATCTACCAAGGCTCTTGCatacaaaaccctagaaacgcgcgcacacacacacacgctcACAAAATAGTAACTAGTAAGTCAGAAAATCACAAGCATCAAAAGGAAAGCCGCATGAAGGATTGCAGAAGAAGGTTTCCATACCAAGCAGCTGAAGCTTCGAATAGCACTTTAATGGCCACAAGCGAAGACCCTAatagacagagagagagagagagtgggtgATGGGCTCTTGAATTTCGAAGAGAGAAGGGGAGTTGCAGGGAATCGGGTACTATGCCACGTGTCTACAGTGGTCAGAGCCTTACTATACATTCCACGTGGCGGATTTTAAGTAGAAAGAAGATGCTGCCCTTCGCAGACAGGGACAGGTAATGAAGCATGAGTCATGAGAACGGCAGTGGTAATTCTGTGGAAAGAGTTGAAGAGCAAGGCTAGTTTGGTCTTTTGAATCGTACTTTGGCCACGTGGACCGTGTGAGGGTAAAACCTTGTAACATACTCAATGGGGTTCGGAACGACCACGTGGATGGTCTGAGGGTAAAGTGGATATGCCATGAGGTGGTCCCCACCATTATACATTCACGCGCAGCACACATGCTCGAGAGTCGAGAgagtcttctctcctctcccacCAACCGAACCCACCGAACAATCCATGCGATTTGCCATTTGGTGCTTTTGGGTCTCAGACACGTTACACGTGCCATCCATATGCAAAACTCCAGATATAATCAAAACCGACATTTAGGCATCGTATACATCGCATGTGCAGATCTGACGGTCTTAAAAGGTCAAACAGGTGGTCATCCAGCATTATATTGATCAGAAATCAAGGATTTTCGTAACCTCGGTTATTCAACAATCCCCCCCCGCCTGGGGTCAACCCCCGGGTTAGCGGATCGTGATCCTCTTCAATTTTCTGAAAGTGCAATTAGGTGCAATTCTGATATAGGATTTAGACACCTGTCTCCAATGATGTGGACGGTTCAGATTTGAAGATAGGATGCTAGGAGATCGGTAGCCGTTATGAGGTGGAGCTCTCGGGTAAAAACATGATCCATTTTCAAAGACGTTGTATCTCCAATTTTCAAATCGCTGATACATTCCTTTCTTCTCAGGACTCTTCAGTCTTCAAATTGCTTATAGCTGAAGGATCCTCACCAAGCGATTTGTATAGTTACTccccacccctctctctctctctctttttctcaaaGCGCTGAAGCTTCGTTACGATTTCCCTTATAATTTTCAAATCACTTAAATCTCTTGGACCTTGATTTCTGATTGAAGACTCGTTGGACATTCTTCTCTTTCATGCCTGGACATTATTCTGTTTGAGGTAAAACCTACATTCTTCTTTTAAAAGTGGAAATCATTGTGGCAGGTGTCTAAATCTTATACCAGAATTGCACCTAATTGCACTTTCAGAGAATTGAAGAGGATCACGATCCCGGGTTAGCTTTCTTATTTTGGCTGACTGGGAGATTATAGTAATAGGATCGGATCTATAACATATTAACATTCgacaataataacaacaatttctacttaaaaataaaaaattttacccTTATTCCAAATAATTAGCTCTATACATCGtcattcatgacttcatacaagacctaagttatgcatgtctttcctcacttcttttaaaattattttaggTTCATCCTAACTCTTTTAAATTCTTCAAcctaaatcaaatcactctttgTACTAGAGCATCTAAACTAAAGGCTctcgttgaacatggtcatgccacctcaaatggttttcttgtagcttatcatgtatcggagctactcccAATCCAACTCTAATATGATTATTTCTTACTTTATATTTCCCAATAACACTCACCCATGTCAACACCCTCATCTCTATTACACTAAGTTTATCTATATTAAATAGATTTGTTCGAAAGACTACCAATTTGAGAAGGAAAAAACTAATAACATTTTGTACAATTTTCTTGTGATTGATTTTCCCTTTatccatggtgaagagagaacctCTTAAACCACAACATCTCACCATTTTATTGGATGGATGAAGGTTGGTTTCAACCACATACAATAGGTGTAAGAATTTACCAAGGTTTTAAAGCTTGGAATTGGCATCTGAATCAATTAGGGCCGATTCTCATTTAGAATCAATTAAAATCAGTGAAAACATGTCATTAATTGAAGTAAATTAATCCGATAGGTCAATGTCGACTCCAATGTCAATTGGCCAATTCTTGATCCgattcatcaattttttttaaaccctaaagtttacaaaaaaaaacctcattatTCAAGAGTCCAACCATAAGAGCACATCACATTTCTTCATCCTACATGGTGAGAAGCTttgtctattttcttttctccataaTTTCAGTCTATTT from Macadamia integrifolia cultivar HAES 741 chromosome 11, SCU_Mint_v3, whole genome shotgun sequence encodes the following:
- the LOC122094014 gene encoding nuclear transcription factor Y subunit C-2-like (The sequence of the model RefSeq protein was modified relative to this genomic sequence to represent the inferred CDS: added 55 bases not found in genome assembly), which encodes MDQSEEQQQQQQPAIGATSAQLSYSTPHQTGTMVVSGAPAVAVTSTQTAAGFSAYQQAQQFHHQQQQQQQQQLQVFWANQIQEIEQTTDFKNHSLPLARIKKIMKADEDVRMISAEAPVVFAKACEMFILELTLRSWIHTEENKRRTLQKNDIAAAITRTDIFDFLVDIVPRDELKEEGLGIPRLPTVGAPADSIPYYYVPPPHQVGAPAAALYASQPRPPVPYVPSIPWPHPPQQQQTEQSQQHQTNV